From Oreochromis niloticus isolate F11D_XX linkage group LG1, O_niloticus_UMD_NMBU, whole genome shotgun sequence, a single genomic window includes:
- the lpcat2 gene encoding lysophosphatidylcholine acyltransferase 2, translating into MPPQRVGALPRQQSLLLPAVINPFVQDTKLSKAAIIKCVLLGIFLVPLRAIFITLVLMVLWPVSVIVTFKLPLKGAVEPSTGWRRFLCQRVMAALGRAYFFSMGFRVVVKGKQASSHDAPILAVAPHSTFFDGIVCVVAGLPSTVSRVENLATPIFGRFLRSVQPVLVSRTDPDSRKNTIEEINKRAKSGGQWPQVLIFPEGTCTNRSCLITFKQGAFIPGVPVQPVLLKYPNKLDTVTWTWQGFKSKTLLLLTLCQLYTTVEIEFLPPHVPTEEEKKSPALFANRVRETMAQALGVPVTDHTYEDCRLMISAGELTLPMEAGLVEFTKISRKLNLKWDNIRKELDGFATMASACKGGRITIEEFASFLKLPVSPVLEDLFRLFDRNGDGTIDFREYVIGVNILCRPSNTEDVLKMAFQLFDTDEDEKVTHDEFTALLGSALGVSDLDTTKLFEAIDADGSGFITFNEFQEFAATHPEYAKLFTTYLELQRYQAIQEANPGDLELAGQPSSGEKPEESTSDKKDD; encoded by the exons ATGCCACCGCAGCGAGTAGGTGCCTTGCCGAGGCAACAATCTCTGCTTTTGCCTGCGGTCATCAACCCATTTGTCCAAGACACCAAACTAAGCAAAGCTGCTATAATTAAa TGTGTCTTGTTGGGAATTTTCTTGGTCCCTCTTCGAGCTATCTTTATAACCCTGGTTCTGATGGTGTTATGGCCAGTGTCTGTCATTGTCACCTTCAAGCTTCCGCTGAAAGGAGCTGTGGAGCCAAGCACAGGATGGAGAAG ATTTTTGTGTCAAAGAGTGATGGCTGCCTTGGGGAGGGCTTACTTTTTCAGCATGGGTTTTCGAGTGGTGGTCAAGGGTAAGCAGGCCAGCAGCCATGACGCACCCATCCTGGCTGTGGCCCCCCACTCCACCTTTTTTGATGGGATTGTCTGCGTTGTAGCTGGCCTGCCCTCCACTGTCTCCCGTGTCGAGAACCTCGCCACACCCATCTTTGGCA GGTTCCTTCGGAGTGTCCAGCCAGTGCTGGTATCTAGAACAGACCCAGACTCCCGGAAGAACACAATCGAGGAGATTAACAAGAGAGCCAAGTCAGGAGGCCAGTGGCCACAG GTTCTTATATTTCCAGAAGGAACATGTACAAATCGCTCATGTCTTATCACGTTCAAACAag GTGCCTTCATTCCTGGTGTTCCTGTGCAGCCTGTGCTTCTGAAGTATCCTAACAAACTG GATACAGTGACTTGGACATGGCAAGGATTCAAGTC GAAAACACTTCTGCTTTTGACACTTTGCCAGCTCTACACAACAGTAGAAATTGAG TTCCTCCCACCTCATGTCCCcacagaggaagagaagaaaagcCCCGCTCTGTTTGCCAACAGAGTACGAGAAACTATGGCCCA GGCTTTGGGCGTTCCTGTGACAGACCACACATATGAAGATTGCCGCCTAATGATCTCAGCTGGTGAACTCACACTTCCGATGGAGGCTGGCTTGGTTGAGTTCACTAAAATTAGTCGCAAACTCAA TCTGAAGTGGGACAATATAAGGAAGGAACTTGACGGTTTCGCAACCATGGCCAGCGCCTGTAAGGGGGGACGCATAACTATTGAGGAATTTGCCAGTTTCTTAAAGCTTCCTGTCAGCCCAGTCCTCGAGGATCTGTTTAGACTGTTTGACAGG AATGGAGATGGCACTATAGACTTCAGAGAATATGTTATCGGTGTGAATATCCTGTGTAGGCCATCTAACACTGAGGATGTTCTCAAAATGGCTTTCCAG CTTTTTGACACGGATGAAGATGAGAAAGTCACCCATGACGAGTTTACTGCTCTGCTGGGCTCTGCTTTGGGTGTGTCAGATCTAGACACGACCAAACTGTTTGAAGCGATTGATGCCGATGGCTCTGGTTTCATTACCTTCA ATGAATTTCAAGAATTTGCTGCAACCCATCCTGAATATGCCAAGCTCTTCACCACCTATCTGGAGCTTCAGAGATATCAAGCTATCCAAGAAGCAAACCCGGGTGATCTGGAACTTGCTGGTCAGCCCAGTTCAGGGGAAAAACCAGAGGAGAGCACATCTGACAAAAAAGATGACTGA
- the mmp2 gene encoding 72 kDa type IV collagenase, with protein sequence MGFPTIFSCRRSLLKLFLLQFIAFQTVNARPSPIIRFPGDDTPRTDKEVALHYLNKFYGCPQDRCNLMVLKDTLKKMQKFFSLQETGEIDSKTVEIMKKPRCGVPDVANYNFFHRKPKWQNKDVTYRILGYTPDLDEEVINDAFFRAFKVWSDVTPLTFTRIMDGEADIMINFGRNEHGDGYPFDGKDGLLAHAFAPGPGIGGDSHFDDDEQWTLGEGQVVKAKFGNADGEFCKFPFLFMGTEYNSCTPQGRDDGFLWCSTTYNFDEDGKYGFCPHELLFTLGGNAEGAPCKFPFNFQGEKYDGCTTQGRDDGYRWCATTEDYDRDKTYGFCPETAMSTVGGNADGSPCVFPFTFLGDTYESCTTSGRSDGKMWCATTKSYDDDRKWGFCPDQGYSLFLVAAHEFGHALGLEHSQDPGALMAPVYTFTKDFRLSNDDIKGIQELYGVPTDKPLPPTQGPVTPMDICNEPVIFDAVAQIRGETFFFKDRFLFRSVNFRSKPNGPMLVATYWPDLPAKIDAAYENPEEKTVFFAGNEIWIYRADQLETGYPKRLSSLGLPTDLQQIDAAFNFRKNRKTYLFAGDKFWRYDETSKTMDSGFPKLIADSWNGIPDGIDSAFSLNGIDYSYFFKGNHYFKLEDSSLKIVKLGEITKDWLGC encoded by the exons ATGGGCTTTCCGACGATATTCAGTTGTCGTCGGAGTCTTCTCAAATTGTTTTTGCTTCAGTTCATCGCGTTCCAAACAGTAAATGCTCGTCCTTCTCCTATTATCAGGTTTCCCGGAGACGATACCCCCAGAACAGACAAAGAAGTTGCTTTG CATTATCTAAACAAGTTTTATGGATGCCCACAAGACAGATGTAATCTTATGGTTCTCAAGGATACCctgaagaaaatgcaaaagTTTTTTTCTCTGCAAGAAACTGGAGAGATTGATTCCAAAACTGTAGAGATCATGAAAAAACCCCGCTGCGGTGTCCCAGATGTGGCCAATTATAACTTCTTCCACAGAAAACCCAAATGGCAGAACAAGGACGTCACCTACAG AATCCTGGGTTACACTCCCGATCTGGATGAAGAAGTCATAAATGATGCTTTCTTCAGGGCCTTCAAAGTATGGAGTGATGTCACGCCACTCACTTTCACCCGCATCATGGATGGAGAAGCTGACATCATGATTAATTTTGGCCGCAATG AGCATGGAGATGGTTACCCCTTTGATGGCAAGGATGGTCTCCTGGCTCATGCCTTTGCTCCAGGCCCAGGAATTGGTGGAGACTCtcactttgatgatgatgagcaGTGGACACTTGGAGAGGGGCAAG TGGTGAAGGCAAAATTTGGCAATGCTGATGGCGAGTTTTGTAAATTCCCTTTCCTGTTCATGGGCACTGAGTACAACAGCTGCACACCTCAGGGTCGTGATGACGGTTTCCTATGGTGTTCCACCACTTACAACTTTGACGAAGATGGCAAATATGGCTTCTGCCCTCATGAAT TACTTTTCACCCTGGGTGGAAATGCAGAAGGGGCTCCATGTAAATTCCCCTTCAACTTTCAGGGGGAGAAGTATGATGGATGCACCACTCAGGGCAGAGATGATGGCTACCGCTGGTGTGCCACTACTGAGGATTATGACCGCGACAAAACGTATGGCTTTTGCCCTGAAACTG CAATGTCAACAGTGGGGGGCAATGCAGATGGAAGCCCCTGTGTCTTCCCTTTCACCTTCCTGGGAGACACTTACGAATCTTGCACCACCTCTGGACGCAGTGATGGCAAAATGTGGTGCGCTACCACCAAGAGTTACGATGATGACCGCAAATGGGGTTTCTGTCCTGATCAAG GCTACAGCCTGTTCCTGGtagcagcccatgaatttggtcATGCTCTTGGTTTGGAGCACTCTCAGGACCCCGGCGCACTGATGGCCCCtgtttacacttttactaaagacttCAGGCTCTCCAATGATGACATCAAAGGCATCCAGGAGTTGTATG GTGTGCCAACAGACAAGCCTTTGCCTCCAACCCAGGGTCCTGTCACTCCAATGGATATCTGTAATGAGCCAGTGATCTTTGATGCTGTAGCACAGATCAGAGGAGAAACATTCTTCTTCAAAGACAG GTTCCTGTTCAGGTCAGTCAACTTTAGAAGCAAACCCAATGGACCAATGCTAGTGGCCACCTACTGGCCCGACTTGCCTGCCAAGATAGATGCTGCCTATGAAAATCCAGAGGAAAAAACCGTCTTCTTCGCAG GCAATGAAATTTGGATTTACAGAGCTGATCAGTTGGAGACCGGCTACCCGAAAAGGTTGTCCAGCCTTGGCCTCCCCACTGACCTGCAGCAAATCGACGCTGCCTTCAACTTTAGGAAGAACAGGAAGACTTACTTGTTTGCTGGAGACAAATTCTGGAG ATATGATGAGACCAGCAAGACAATGGACTCTGGCTTCCCAAAACTTATTGCGGATTCCTGGAATGGCATCCCAGATGGCATTGACTCTGCCTTCAGTCTTAATGGCATTG ACTACAGCTACTTCTTCAAAGGAAACCACTATTTCAAACTAGAAGACAGCAGCTTGAAGATCGTGAAGTTGGGTGAAATCACAAAGGACTGGCTCGGATGTTGA